From a region of the Marasmius oreades isolate 03SP1 chromosome 7, whole genome shotgun sequence genome:
- a CDS encoding uncharacterized protein (BUSCO:EOG092628FW), whose protein sequence is MPRRVHSSSMFPSPSRSSKRIKLDHLTSESFRNGVVLAPMVRSGALPTRLFALKHGATLVWGPETVDKAILHAVRVVNPVTGVVSYNGKSRAIWTTHPIEKPYLIYQLGSADPDLAVQAAKSVMQDISGIDLNCGCPKPFSTHAGMGAALLTNPELLCSILTALREAMPPEITVSAKIRLLPSQEDTLKLVGRIVNTGISALTVHCRTRNMREKDPAVIERLKEIVDFVEGMGKGIAVLENGDCLGASDAKRVLEMTGAHSVMIARAAELNPSAFSMTPLTDIHQTLIPAYLRLSRYIDNHWSLTKFCVSQFKGGFTTSSKAEEKRVREAVVKARSFDDVAEIAGSWTGEDDFRDIVKVIESRPSGINLHLPLEIGSEGDITPLEVGPDPAFSTPEGTQNPEPPGSGAPLLGVDELPRHPPALLMSEGPLTPTPGGGITV, encoded by the exons ATGCCTCGTCGCGTCCATTCCTCTTCCATGTTCCCTTCGCCATCACGTAGCTCTAAAAGAATAAAGTTGGATCACCTCACCTCGGAGAGCTTCCGGAATGGTGTCGTTCTAGCTCCAATGGTTCGTTCTGGTGCTC TTCCAACTCGTTTATTTGCGTTAAAACATGGGGCAACGCTCGTATGGGGTCCAGAGACAGTCGATAAAGCTATTTTACATGCAGTGAGGGTCGTCAATC CTGTCACTGGCGTCGTTTCCTACAACGGAAAATCTCGAGCTATATGGACAACACATCCGATCGAGAAACCATATCTCATATATCAGCTTGGGTCTGCCGATCCCGATCTCGCTGTTCAAGCAGCCAAATCCGTAATGCAGGATATATCCGGGATAGATCTCAATTGTGGTTGCCCAAAACCCTTTTCAACACACGCAGGAATGGGAGCCGCTCTGCTCACGAATCCGGAGCTATTATGTTCGATTCTGACGGCGCTTCGAGAAGCTATGCCACCTGAGATCACTGTATCAGCGAAGATACGGTTGTTGCCCTCGCAGGAGGACACTTTGAAGCTCGTTGGAAGGATTGTGAACACTGGTATCAGTGCCTTGACAGTACACTGCCGTACGCGGAATATGAGGGAGAAGGACCCAGCTGTGATTGAAAGGTTGAAAGAGATAGTGGACTTTGTGGAGGGCATGGGAAAGGGAATAGCTGTGTTGGAAAACGGTGACTGTCTGGGTGCTTCCGACGCCAAACGGGTGCTTGAGATGACGG GTGCTCATTCCGTGATGATAGCAAGAGCTGCAGAGTTGAACCCTTCTGCATTCTCCATGACGCCTCTCACCGATATACATCAAACTCTCATACCAGCCTACCTTCGCCTC TCAAGATATATCGACAATCATTGGTCGCTCACGAAATTCTGTGTGTCTCAATTCAAGGGAGGCTTCACGACCAGTAGCAAGGCCGAAGAAAAACGTGTCAGGGAGGCTGTTGTGAAGGCTCGCTCGTTTGATGATGTTGCGGAAATTGCTGGTTCATGGACAGGGGAAGATGACTTCCGGGATATCGTCAAAGTGATCGAATCCCGGCCGTCTGGTATCAATCTTCATTTGCCCTTGGAAATAGGGTCAGAAGGAGACATTACACCACTTGAGGTTGGTCCTGATCCGGCATTCTCAACACCAGAGGGTACACAGAATCCTGAACCTCCTGGTTCTGGAGCCCCTTTGTTGGGTGTGGATGAATTACCTCGCCACCCCCCTGCGTTGTTAATGAGTGAAGGGCCTTTGACCCCCACTCCTGGCGGCGGTATCACTGTCTAG
- the URA7 gene encoding CTP synthase ura7 (BUSCO:EOG092620EL; MEROPS:MER0437468) has protein sequence MTKYILVSGGVVSGIGKGVIASSTGLLLKTIGLKVTAIKIDPYMNIDAGTMRPQEHGEVYVLNDGGEVDLDLGNYERYLDVTLSRDNNVTTGKIYREVIEKERKGEYLGKTVQIIPHVTNAIQDWIERVSKVPVDETGEEPDVCIVELGGTIGDIESAPFVEAMRQFQFRVGHDNFALIHVSLVPDMHGEQKTKPTQTTVHSLRGLGLLPDIIACRLIVPQPLRPDTKNKISMFCHVSPEQVVGVHDVSSVYHVPLLLQSQGIVEYLTRRLDLQKVKTTKEMVAKGDSLSKRWRDLTSRQERLFDTVTIVLVGKYTDLKDSYMSVIKALEHSAFRVQRKLIIQWVESSDLEPETQEAAPVKYHDAWRAVVGASGILVPGGFGVRGTEGMMLAIKYAREQKIPFLGICLGFQLAVVEWCRNILNIQEATSTEFVNDTVYPAVIFMPEISKTHMGGTMRLGLRPTVFQLGTETWSQARKLYGGQEKLWERHRHRYEVNPEWVDRISESGLAFTGKDERGERMQILELKGHPFFLGLQAHPEFCTRPLNPSPPFLGFVAAASGSAILKEQLEFQLHNFKPPHPVDSMVDEPALRSVNPTPRGAEANAHSN, from the exons ATGACGAAGTACATTTTGGTCTCCGGTGGTGTGGTTAGTGGGATTGGGAAGGGTGTAATAG CGTCATCAACAGGGCTGCTACTCAAAACGATCGGGCTGAAGGTGACTGCGATTAAGATTGACCCTTACATGAACATCGATGCAGGAACGATGAGACCTCAGGAACATG GTGAAGTCTATGTGCTCAATGATGGAGGAGAAGTCGACCTTGATCTCGGAAACTACGAGCGGTACCTTGACGTTACACTTTCGCGCGACAACAACGTCACAACTGGAAAAATTTATCGCGAAGTCATTGAAAAGGAG CGAAAAGGAGAGTATCTGGGTAAAACAGTTCAA ATTATTCCTCACGTTACCAACGCAATTCAAGATTGGATCGAACGTGTATCCAAAGTCCCAGTTGACGAAACGGGTGAAGAGCCCGATGTGTGCATTGTCGAG TTGGGAGGTACGATCGGTGATATCGAGTCAGCTCCCTTCGTAGAAGCAATGCGACAATTCCAGTTTCGTGTGGGTCATGATAACTTTGCACTCATTCACGTGTCACTTGTCCCCGATATGCATGGGGAGCAAAAAACGAAACCAACGCAGACGACTGTACATTCGCTTCGTGGGCTTGGTCTCCTTCCCGATATC ATTGCTTGCCGACTCATCGTTCCTCAACCGCTTCGACCCGATACCAAAAACAAGATTTCGATGTTCTGTCATGTTTCCCCCGAACAGGTTGTTGGTGTTCACGACGTTTCGTCAGTTTACCATGTCCCACTCCTCCTTCAGTCGCAAGGGATTGTCGAATACCTCACAAGGCGACTCGACCTGCAAAAAGTCAAAACAACTAAGGAAATGGTAGCTAAGGGCGATAGCCTTTCGAAGCGCTGGCGAGATCTTACCTCTAG GCAGGAGCGACTATTCGACACCGTAACTATTGTGTTGGTGGGGAAATACACGGACCTCAAAGACTCATACATGTCTGTCATCAAAGCACTCGAGCATTCGGCGTTTCGAGTGCAGAGGAAATTAATAATACAA TGGGTGGAGTCTTCGGACTTGGAGCCAGAAACCCAAGAGGCGGCTCCAGTGAAATACCACGACGCATGGCGTGCTGTAGTTGGTGCGAG TGGAATTCTTGTCCCTGGAGGGTTCGGTGTTCGGGGAACAGAGGGTATGATGCTCGCGATCAAATACGCTCGTGAACAGAAGATCCCCTTCCTCGGTATTTGCCTTGGTTTCCAACTTGCTGTCGTCGAATGGTGTCGTAATATTCTCAATATCCAAG AAGCTACTTCCACAGAGTTTGTGAATGACACGGTGTACCCCGCCGTCATCTTCATGCCTGAGATTTCCAAAACTCACATGGGTGGCACCATGCGCCTTGGATTACGTCCTACTGTGTTCCAACTTGGTACTGAGACCTGGTCGCAAGCAAGAAAGTTGTACGGTGGTCAGGAGAAGCTTTGGGAACGACACCGTCATCGTTACGAAGTGAATCCCGAATGGGTTGACAGAATTTCTGAGAGTGGTCTGGCCTTCACGGGTAAGGATGAGAGGGGTGAACGTATGCagatattggaattgaaag GCCATCCTTTCTTCCTGGGTCTTCAAGCACACCCCGAATTCTGCACACGACCTCTCAACCCGTCACCGCCTTTCCTGGGATTCGTGGCCGCTGCCTCAGGCTCAGCTATCTTAAAGGAGCAGCTCGAGTTCCAACTCCACAACTTCAAACCACCTCATCCTGTTGATTCAATGGTAGATGAGCCTGCTCTTAGAAGTGTCAATCCCACACCCCGTGGAGCCGAAGCGAACGCCCATTCCAATTAG
- a CDS encoding uncharacterized protein (BUSCO:EOG09264V3H) yields the protein MVVLAASICTKGGKAVISRQFRDMTRTRIESLLASFPKLIPTNTQHTSVETTDVRYVYQPLEDLYIVLITNKASNILLDIDTLHLFARVVSDLCRSADEREILDKAFEILGAFDEVVSLGYREQVNLMQVRSVLEMESHEEKIQDIIARNKEAEAKEELKRRAKQLEMQRREQQRRAASGGGGSGYLSGNMSGYSPVSRFDAPDPTPARITTSSPAPSTTRAPAFKGTGMKLGSKKTKQAELLDALGGEMLPVSSPGVTEMSAPPTPVAVTPQSSALAKSERGNIPEVEQQSVHINIREHISLELLRDGGIQSMELKGDMNLLITDSACANVRLTLAPPSADFSGNSLQFKQHPNVARFVPGQERIVALKDPSRSFPVGQSLAVLKWRYAGTDESIVPLSINCWPTPSNDGTCEVSIEYELENENITLYDVVISIPLPDGSYPTVSSNSGDWSLDPSSHSLSWSTARISSDDDTRSGSIIFSVGGDDAGAFFPVEVTFVGQGSLAGVNVSSVAQISGGDPPPFSVDSILSSDQYLVV from the exons ATG GTCGTTCTCGCAGCCTCGATATGTACAAAAGGCGGCAAAG CCGTCATTTCTCGACAGTTTCGCGATATGACACGCACACGAATCGAGTCCCTTCTAGCTTCATTCCCTAAACTTATTCCCACCAACACCCAACATACCAGTGTCGAGACAACGGACGTTCGTTACGTGTATCAACCATTGGAGGACCTTTACATCGTTCTCATCACCAATAAAGCTTCGAATATTTTGCTCGACATCGATACACTCCATCTATTTGCTAGGGTCGTTTCTGACCTGTGTCGGTCCGCAGATGAGAGAGAGATCCTAGATAAAGCATTCGAAATTCTTGGTGCTTTTGACGAGGTCGTCAGTCTTGGTTATCGAGAGCAAGTGAACCTGATGCAGGTCAGAAGTGTGCTAGAGATGGAGAGTCACGAAGAAAAAATACAGGATATTATTGCCAGG AACAAGGAAGCCGAAGCAAAAGAAGAACTCAAACGCCGTGCCAAACAACTGGAAATGCAACGTCGTGAACAACAGCGGCGAGCTGCTTCTGGAGGTGGTGGCAGTGGCTATCTCTCCGGAAACATGTCTGGATATTCTCCGGTATCACGATTTGATGCGCCAGACCCTACTCCTGCTCGTATTACCACTTCATCTCCTGCTCCATCTACGACTCGTGCCCCTGCATTCAAAGGCACCGGTATGAAGTTGGGAAGTAAAAAGACGAAGCAAGCGGAACTACTGGATGCATTGGGAGGGGAGATGTTACCTGTTAGCTCGCCTGGTGTCACCGAGATGTCTGCGCCCCCGACCCCCGTTGCTGTCACCCCGCAATCGTCCGCGCTGGCCAAAAGCGAAAGAGGCAACATTCCCGAAGTTGAACAACAAAG CGTCCATATCAATATCAGAGAGCACATATCATTGGAACTTTTGCGTGACGGTGGCATACAATCAATGGAGTTGAAAGGGGACATGAATCTCCTAATTACCGATTCTGCTTGTGCAAATGTTCGCCTAACCCTCGCACCTCCCTCTGCGGACTTCAGCGGCAACAGTCTACAATTCAAACAGCATCCCAATGTTGCCAGGTTTGTCCCTGGACAAGAACGTATTGTGGCCTTGAAAGACCCGTCTCGGTCGTTCCCTGTCGGTCAAAGTCTAGCTGTCTTGAAGTGGAGATATGCCGGCACTGATGAGAGTATTGTTCCCCTTTCAA TCAACTGTTGGCCGACTCCTTCAAATGACGGTACTTGTGAGGTTAGCATAGAATACGAGCTTGAAAACGAGAATATCACGCTTTATGATGTCGTCATCTCTATCCCCCTCCC TGACGGCTCCTATCCGACCGTTTCCTCGAACTCTGGTGATTGGTCGCTCGACCCCTCATCGCACTCCCTCTCTTGGTCCACAGCACGAATCTCGTCGGATGATGATACTCGCTCGGGCTCAATAATATTCAGTGTGGGTGGTGACGACGCTGGCGCATTCTTCCCCGTAGAAGTGACCTTCGTTGGTCAAGGTAGTTTGGCAGGAGTAAACGTTTCCAGTGTCGCTCAAATATCTGGAGGTGACCCCCCTCCTTTCTCAGTAGATTCCATCCTCAGTTCCGATCAGTATCTTGTTGTATGA
- a CDS encoding uncharacterized protein (BUSCO:EOG092605KN), which yields MSLPRSSTSTKHDPPHNIVLKASYIAKTHTYLAYTAFGTALFLGVLLHYKKIVKNAVAGYPEEWFPSVSATIGDWYPERNVFQILIALTSGPRFCLVAFQYLLHRSHNSSLPTLVFICGLLRTISCGGWVYITSSDDHDIHDVFMIGYIVLNIPWMVGGIMSTPLEYASIRRKRVVLASAFFFTIIPLIYFFIQHRVHRIPGAYTHYSFFEWGLIFFDVLYDSFTEEELRQADLNITIGNSNVASTETRSSLNEKTAGAKNETYPEVQNKLETGVKPVQPTTVWQLFSDWRPTIALMSDACLSYIFWSIFTSLVPTIFYFSVWELGISGSELAFLASLSPIFLGIFKIRVWASTRAGIAMLHFLSFSGLVAFSLRSPTHRLFVVAPATAIAAIRQVVDWRLHPLYSSFMTALGFTLSSFLKHSNHSNNPVWPIVDSRSGGYNKTGLAVACVALLELYTRPISAQPPSERDRLRVIPETTLNTALPLGSLLFIFHNLLSEPGTLIAWTWTGYENGRPRGPLPGLHGSLTIIAQCLGILFSVALLKGNFGRVLAHPIWFVVGNSAAYVLYHYRNWSGYWGCLVFAFFSMSITPLVIVRASRTKAVARTYFTAMLVYCLLMLAAIWTVAYAFVPGGPYLRERTDLVTIAQMLCLSLAFDWPILRPPHLTTLPSLSSTVASFSRAVLACISVLAILSTLYHFPSKPTTPHRAGHRMLRAGIWTVHFGIDDEGRDSQRRMRDLLKGLELDIVGLLETDLQRPAYGNRDLTRVISEEGFYVDIGPGPNLHTWGAVLLSKFPIINSTHHLLPSPDGELAPAIEAVLDVFGTSVVVIVSHNGQEETPLDRQLQSQELGRIMASHYPNPTIYLGYVVTTPHAEKPSPYKYLVEDGLMHDIDQYDWDRWCEYILYRGLYRTSYARVSRSTITDTELQVGQFILPKHGHTVTNDSHDARYTRIFKETLSPEHWFPMEYYGSEGQGGVNGHFYHVFNTPLYYNIPADAVL from the exons ATGTCGTTACCACGTTCCAGCACGTCGACCAAGCACGATCCCCCTCACAATATTGTTCTCAAAGCTTCGTACATCGCAAAAACTCATACATATCTCGCGTACACCGCATTTGGAACTGCATTGTTTCTTGGCGTACTTTTGCACTACAAGAAGATTGTAAAGAATGCAGTGGCCGGATATCCTGAGGAGTGGTTCCCATCCGTATCCGCGAC GATCGGGGATTGGTACCCGGAACGCAATGTTTTCCAGATTCTGATTGCCCTAACGTCTG GACCGAGGTTTTGTCTCGTCGCTTTCCAATATCTCTTGCATCGTTCCCACAATTCGTCTCTTCCGACGCTTGTGTTCATTTGCGGACTTTTACGAACCATTTCTTGCGGGGGTTGGGTGTATATCACCTCTAGCGATGACCATGACATTCACGACGTTTTCATGATTGGTTATATTGTCCTTAATATTCCTTGGATGGTGGGAGGCATCATGTCGACGCCGCTGGAGTACGCGTCTATTCGTCGCAAACG AGTCGTTTTAGCATCTGC ATTCTTCTTCACAATAATACCCTTGATATACTTTTTCATACAGCACAGGGTTCATCGAATTCCCGGAG CCTACACACACTACAGCTTTTTTGAATGGGGCCTAATCTTCTTTGACGTCCTTTACGATTCTTTTACCGAGGAGGAGTTACGTCAAGCTGATTTGAAT ATCACTATAGGCAATTCTAATGTGGCGTCGACGGAAACTCGAAG CTCTTTGAACGAGAAGACAGCCGGAGCAAAGAACGAAACTTACCCAGAGGTGCAAAATAAACTTGAAACAGGCGTCAAACCTGTACAACCAACTACGGTCTGGCAGCTTTTTAGCGATTGGCGACCAACTATCGCTCTCATGTCTGATGCTTGTCTCT CATACATCTTCTGGTCTATCTTTACGTCTTTGGTGCCCACCATTTTCTACTTTTCTGTTTGGGAACTTGGAATTTCCGGCTCGGAGCTGGCTTTTCTAGCGTCCCTTTCTCCTATATTCCTTGGCATATTTAAAATTCGAGTATGGGCTTCTACTCGTGCGGGTATCGCCATGTTacatttcctttctttctctggTCTAGTCGCCTTTTCGCTCAGGAGCCCAACGCATCGTTTGTTTGTTGTTGCCCCCGCTACAGCAATAGCAGCTATTCGTCAGGTAGTAGACTGGAGGCTACATCCGCTCTATTCAAGCTTCA TGACTGCTCTGGGGTTCACGCTCTCCTCCTTTCTCAAACATTCAAATCATTCAAATAATCCAG TTTGGCCTATCGTCGACTCCCGTTCAGGCGGATACAACAAGACTGGGCTCGCTGTTGCATGTGTTGCATTGTTAGAGCTGTACACAAGGCCTATATCAGCTCAACCGCCATCTGAACGGGATCGTTTGAGAGTTATACCGGAAACCACGCTAAATACAGCTCTTCCTCTTGGAAGTCTACTGTTCATTTTCCACAACCTCCTATCAGAGCCGGGTACTCTCATTGCGTGGACATGGACAGGGTACGAAAACGGTCGCCCTCGTGGCCCGCTTCCCGGTTTACACGGTTCTCTGACAATTATTGCGCAATGTCTTGGAATCTTGTTTTCGGTTGCGTTGCTGAAAGGAAACTTTGGACGAGTTTTGGCCCATCCGATTTGGTTCGTCGTCGGAAATTCTGCTGCCTACGTCCTGTATCACTACAGAAATTGGTCCGGCTACTGGGGATGCTTGGTGTTTGCTTTCTTTTCCATGTCGATAACACCGCTGGTCATTGTTCGTGCGAGCAGAACCAAGGCGGTGGCACGGACATACTTTACTGCCATGTTGGTCTACTGTCTCTTGATGCTAGCTGCCATCTGGACGGTCGCTTATGCATTTGTCCCAGGAGGGCCGTATCTTAGAGAACGTACAGATCT TGTCACAATCGCGCAGATGTTATGCCTGTCGCTCGCTTTTGACTGGCCGATCTTACGCCCGCCCCATCTTACAACTTTACCGTCTTTGTCTTCTACAGTTGCATCGTTCTCGCGAGCAGTCCTAGCATGTATCTCAGTATTGGCTATCCTCAGTACTCTGTACCACTTTCCAAGCAAACCAACGACTCCCCACCGTGCCGGTCACAGAATGCTGCGCGCTGGTATCTGGACAGTTCACTTCGGGATCGATGATGAGGGCAGAGATAGTCAGCGACGTATGCGGGACCTTCTCAA GGGTTTGGAACTGGACATAGTCGGACTTTTGGAGACTGATCTACAG CGTCCTGCGTACGGAAACCGTGATCT GACAAGGGTGATATCCGAAGAGGGATTT TACGTCGACATTGGTCCTGGACCCAATCTACACACCTGGGGTGCGGTCCTTCTTTCAAAG TTCCCAATCATCAACTCCACTCATCATCTGTTACCATCTCCGGATGGAGAACTTGCTCCTGCAATCGAAGCGGTCCTGGATGTTTTTGGTACGTCAGTGGTTGTTATCGTTTCCCACAATGGTCAAG AGGAGACACCATTGGATCGTCAGCTTCAGAGCCAGGAACTGGGGAGAATCATGGCCTCACATTATCCAAACCCCACTATTTATCTGGGTTATGTGGTGACTACACCACATGCAGAAAAAC CGAGTCCCTACAAATACCTTGTTGAAG ATGGTCTTATGCACGACATCGATCAATACGACTGGGATCGATG GTGCGAATACATTTTGTATCGCGGTCTGTATCGTACCTCCTACGCTCGTGTTTCTCGGTCAACTATCACCGACACCGAACTACAAGTTGGCCAATTCATTCTTCCAAAACATGGACATACCGTCACGAACGACTCTCATGATGCGAGGTATACGCGGATCTTCAAGGAGACGCTTTCTCCAGAACAT TGGTTCCCAATGGAATACTACGGGAGTGAAGGACAGGGAGGGGTCAACGGTCATTTCTATCATGTCTTCAACACG CCTTTGTATTACAATATCCCTGCAGATGCAGTGCTGTAA